One Agelaius phoeniceus isolate bAgePho1 chromosome 7, bAgePho1.hap1, whole genome shotgun sequence DNA segment encodes these proteins:
- the TMEM177 gene encoding transmembrane protein 177, producing the protein MAVRFLWKASVWFKKHKITVLAVSCMGLLGTNLSYHVFPEQTFKLLHECWSEGQPAELSEKLCGVFQDVLQDTGVKSTGSYRAFAASSFHPVSAGIPWLPEGCLVGIPPNFDSTAEDKKGIVNHVIVINGKEVDWESSEGVALKEALTFSLKAQKFAIAREVVYLQNGSPLASAVVAPTCLAGTVVCGSALKLLLGLSRGPVILRGLCNLVTAMGGLLCYYVSSDAITYQLDCRADSKAARLSKDYASGGLEFYDKILSRNRIFRGLMGKEGMKMYAPSGNLFPRHWFRIKYTPYTYRRTLILNILRELQASDGSA; encoded by the coding sequence ATGGCAGTGCGGTTCCTGTGGAAGGCATCAGTGTGGTTCAAGAAGCACAAGATCACTGTGTTGGCCGTTTCTTGCATGGGACTGCTTGGCACTAACCTTTCCTATCACGTGTTTCCTGAGCAGACATTCAAACTGCTGCATGAGTGCTGGTCAGAGGGGCAGCCAGCTGAGCTTTCGGAGAAGCTCTGTGGTGTGTTTCAGGATGTCCTTCAAGATACTGGTGTGAAGTCCACTGGCTCCTACAGAGCCTTTGCAGCTTCTAGCTTCCACCCTGTGAGCGCTGGAATTCCCTGGCTGCCTGAAGGCTGTTTGGTGGGCATCCCGCCTAACTTTGATAGCACAGCTGAGGATAAAAAAGGAATAGTCAACCATGTTATTGTAATAAATGGCAAGGAAGTAGACTGGGAGAGCAGTGAAGGTGTGGCTTTGAAGGAAGCTCTCACGTTTTCCCTTAAAGCTCAGAAGTTTGCCATTGCCAGAGAAGTTGTGTACTTGCAGAATGGCAGCCCTTTAGCAAGTGCAGTTGTGGCTCCCACTTGCTTGGCTGGGACGGTTGTCTGTGGGAGCGCtctaaagctgctgctggggttATCCAGGGGCCCTGTGATCCTCCGGGGCCTCTGTAACCTTGTCACTGCCATGGGAGGACTGCTCTGCTACTATGTCTCTTCTGATGCCATCACCTATCAGCTGGACTGCAGGGCCGACTCGAAGGCAGCCAGGCTTTCCAAGGACTATGCCAGCGGTGGCCTTGAATTTTATGATAAAATCTTGTCCCGCAACAGGATTTTTCGTGGTCTGATGGGCAAAGAAGGGATGAAAATGTATGCCCCGAGTGGTAACCTTTTCCCAAGGCACTGGTTCAGAATAAAGTATACCCCATACACTTACCGGAGAACTTTGATTCTTAATATTTTAAGAGAGCTCCAGGCATCTGATGGGAGTGCTTGA